One part of the Natranaeroarchaeum aerophilus genome encodes these proteins:
- a CDS encoding ArsR family transcriptional regulator, with the protein MLTKVGLAVIDVLSTGREATTAELATETEYSQAHLYDVLDELLEAGLLVEVRGPNNLRRVSVTDHPVVEAYRSLRSELGHVEWADLLSPALLRVCWYLDEPRRVSEIAERLGVTRQGVHKALSPLKHRAMLSPSGPEYALTDGLSPLLAFARAVVRHEHRSRVRAVAPSATVEWCDPKRALVRVQTAEDTDALQTAPDWQPTGLGRFEAYGLQFFLAGEPAFWYAPDEELTPTDVVCHTLVLDSGSRRVSYAMLLIEQLDIDQETLIETATWYNLESTVGALYRPLRGDFNASDDSPVVLPSEAEFTALKEQYGVS; encoded by the coding sequence ATGCTCACCAAGGTCGGACTCGCCGTCATTGACGTATTGAGCACCGGCCGTGAGGCGACGACAGCGGAGCTCGCGACAGAAACCGAGTATTCGCAGGCACACCTCTACGATGTCCTCGATGAGTTGCTGGAAGCAGGCCTCCTCGTCGAAGTCCGTGGGCCCAATAACCTGCGCCGCGTCTCAGTTACGGACCATCCGGTCGTTGAAGCGTATCGGAGTCTCCGATCAGAACTCGGCCACGTCGAGTGGGCAGATCTCCTTTCGCCGGCCCTCCTCCGAGTGTGCTGGTATCTTGACGAGCCCCGCCGAGTATCCGAGATCGCGGAGCGACTCGGAGTCACTCGGCAAGGCGTTCACAAGGCGCTATCTCCACTCAAGCATCGAGCGATGCTGTCCCCTTCGGGTCCGGAGTACGCGTTGACCGATGGCCTCTCCCCCCTGCTGGCGTTCGCCCGTGCTGTCGTGCGTCACGAACACCGGTCGCGAGTCCGAGCGGTTGCTCCGAGTGCGACCGTCGAGTGGTGCGACCCGAAACGGGCGCTCGTCCGTGTCCAGACAGCCGAGGATACGGACGCATTACAGACCGCACCCGACTGGCAACCTACCGGACTCGGTCGATTTGAAGCGTACGGACTGCAGTTCTTCCTCGCAGGGGAACCCGCGTTCTGGTATGCGCCAGACGAGGAACTCACGCCGACCGACGTGGTGTGCCACACGCTCGTCCTCGATAGCGGCTCCCGCCGCGTCAGCTATGCGATGCTCTTGATAGAGCAGCTGGATATCGATCAGGAAACGCTGATAGAGACGGCAACGTGGTACAATCTGGAATCCACGGTGGGCGCACTGTACCGGCCACTCCGAGGGGATTTCAATGCGTCGGATGACTCCCCTGTCGTGCTCCCGAGTGAAGCAGAATTCACGGCACTCAAAGAGCAATACGGAGTCTCATGA